The Alteromonas mediterranea DE genome contains the following window.
GCCGTTCGCGAGGGTTGCATAAAGACGGCCTAACTGTGCGGTAGTTACTGAAATGCCGTAGCCAAATGAAAGTGTGGCTAATTCAAATTCAGACCAACGGCTGCGCTCGTGAAAGATACCGCTGCTCTCGCCTGCCATGTTAAGCCCGGTATCACTCATCAGCCCCATGTTGTAATAAGTATCAAGCAAGAAGTGCTTTGGTACCGACAACGCTAGCTTTGACGTTCCCATATTCGAGGAGTGTTGAATAATTTCTTCTAGCGTTAGCTCGCCATAGTTGCGTGAGTCTTTTACTAGACTGCCGCCTAACCGCATCCAGCCTGGATTAGTATCAACTGAATCCTCAGGTTCTACTTCACCAAACTCAAGCGCGGTTAATACCGCAAGCGGCTTAAGCGATGAACCGGGTTCAAAAGCGTCGGTAATTACGCGATTACGCATGCGATGGGGGCTGATATTACTTCTGTCGTTCGGATTAAATGACGGCGCGTTGACCATGGCCAATACATCGCCGCTTTTAACGTCAATGACAATGGCAGAAGCCGAGCTTGATTGGTAATAAATCATGGCTTCTTTAATTTCTTTGTAGGCTAACGCCTGAATACGCTGGTCGATAGTAAGCTGCAAATCGCCCGCTTTTTCGCCGGAAGTGGTTTCTAGAATTTCTACCTGGCGTCCTTTGGCATCACGACGAATTTTGCGAGAGCCCGGCGTACCCGTTAACCACTCGTCGTACATGCGCTCTAAGCCTTCAACGCCCGTATCATCAACATCAGTAACACCAATAAGCTGGGCTGAAACCTCGCCTGTTGGGTAATAACGGCGGCTTTCACGACGAAGGTAAATACCAGGGATATCTAGCTTATCAACGTACTCTGCCATTGCTGGAGACACCTGACGCTGTAAATACACAAAGCGGCGTTTTGGATTTGCCACTTTTTCTTTAAGTTCATTAACGTCTTGGCGCAATACATCGGCTAACGCTTCCCACCGGCGCTCTTCCTCAAACCCATTATTCTCGTGAATAATTTTCGGGTCGGCATAAATAGCACGAACCGGCACACTCACCGCCAGTTCAACACCGTTTCTATCGGTAATAAGCCCGCGATAGGTCGGCATGTCGCGGGTTCTTAGCGTGCGGTTGTCGCCTTGCTGAATAAGCTCATCTGGCTCGATAACTTGAATATAAGCTGCGCGGGCGGCAAGCACGCCAAAAACGAACATAATAACCACAAGCACAACCACAAAGCGCCAGTGCACTAGGCTTGGCGTTACATTTTGCTTTGCGCCGGTTTTCTTGCGCTGGCGTGGGCTTGATGAATTCATTTCAATTTCACCACTACTTCATCGTCGGCGGTGGGGCGGTACATTTCTAACTGTTTTTCAACAAGGTTTTCAATGCGGTTATGTTCGGTTAACGCCCGCTGCTCTAACACTAGATTGCGCCACTCAACGTCCAACTCGTCCTTCTCTTGCATTAAGTCTTCAAGGGCTATGACCTGCTGGCGATTGTGGTGACTACTAAGCGTTACGGCCATGGCACTTGTGATAACCATTAAATACAACAAAACCCGCAACTTGTTGCGGGTTAAATCTGAAACAATAATGAGCAATAATTTGAAATTAGTGCTGCCTTTGTCTGGCGTGACTTTGGTCATAACTTTTCTGCCACACGCAATACCGAACTGCGGGAGCGAACATTATTCGCAATCTCCTGTTCAGATGGTTTTATTGCTTTACCCAGGGCTTTTAACACTTTATCGGCGTCAATTTCTGCCTGTGTTATCGGTAGGTTGTGGGGTACGACTTTCCCTTTGCTTTGATCCTTTATAAAACGTTTTACTAAGCGGTCTTCAAGCGAGTGAAATGAGATAACCGCAAGACGCCCTTCTTTCGCCAATACCTGTGTGGCCGCTTTTAGCCCAACGCGCAATTGCTCTAGCTCAGCATTGATATAAATGCGGATCCCCTGGAATGCGCGGGTTGCAGGGTGTTTGAATTTGTCTTTTACAGGTACAGCTTCATCGATGATTTTGGCAAGCTGTGCGGTACGCGTAATAGGTGTATCTTTACGTGTGTTAACAATAGCGTGAGCAATGCGCTTGCCGAATTTTTCTTCGCCAAACTCTTTAATGACCTGTGTAATGTCTTGCTCTTCTGCGCTAGCCAGCCAATCAGCAGCACTTTGACCGCGAGACGTGTCCATGCGCATGTCGAGCGGGCCGTCGCGCAGGAAGCTAAAGCCCCGTTCAGCATCGTCAAGTTGAGGTGACGATACGCCTAAGTCCATAAGCACACCGTCAATCTTGCCGGTTAATCCTAGCGCCTCGATTTCTTCTGCCATATCCCCAAACGGTGAGTGGATAATGCTAAAGCGCTTATCATCGGCAAAGCGTTCAGCGGCCTTGATAGCCTGTGGGTCACGGTCAAAGGCAATGAGTCGCCCCTTCTCGCCTAACGCGTCTAAAATATGCGCCGAATGCCCGCCACGGCCAAACGTAGCATCAATATAAATGCCGTTTGGTTTAATCGCCAATGCTTCAATGCACTCGTCAAGAAGTACGGAAATGTGTTTAAATTCATTAGGCTGCGTCATAGCGAGAAGTCCTGTAATCGTTCGGTAAGTTCAAATTCGCCTTTGCGTTCGGTGTCTATATCAGCTTCAACTTGTTGTGCCCAAATATCGGCATCCCAAATTTCGAATTTGTTTAACTGACCAACTAACATGACTTCTTTTGAGAGTTTTGCGAAACTTCGCAGTGGAGTAGGAACAAGAATACGCCCGCTTTTATCCATCTCACCTTCTGAAGCATAACC
Protein-coding sequences here:
- a CDS encoding penicillin-binding transpeptidase domain-containing protein — encoded protein: MNSSSPRQRKKTGAKQNVTPSLVHWRFVVVLVVIMFVFGVLAARAAYIQVIEPDELIQQGDNRTLRTRDMPTYRGLITDRNGVELAVSVPVRAIYADPKIIHENNGFEEERRWEALADVLRQDVNELKEKVANPKRRFVYLQRQVSPAMAEYVDKLDIPGIYLRRESRRYYPTGEVSAQLIGVTDVDDTGVEGLERMYDEWLTGTPGSRKIRRDAKGRQVEILETTSGEKAGDLQLTIDQRIQALAYKEIKEAMIYYQSSSASAIVIDVKSGDVLAMVNAPSFNPNDRSNISPHRMRNRVITDAFEPGSSLKPLAVLTALEFGEVEPEDSVDTNPGWMRLGGSLVKDSRNYGELTLEEIIQHSSNMGTSKLALSVPKHFLLDTYYNMGLMSDTGLNMAGESSGIFHERSRWSEFELATLSFGYGISVTTAQLGRLYATLANGGIKTPLNIIKSPEQPSWQAQSERVISEENANAIVQMMESVTQRGGTATKAAVPGYRVAGKTGTSRKAVAGGYGEEYVNIFAGIAPVSNPRLVTIVLINEPGGDLYHAGDTAAPVFSSIMGGALHMLNVTPDDKHVTSSRLLKGGQSGS
- the ftsL gene encoding cell division protein FtsL — encoded protein: MTKVTPDKGSTNFKLLLIIVSDLTRNKLRVLLYLMVITSAMAVTLSSHHNRQQVIALEDLMQEKDELDVEWRNLVLEQRALTEHNRIENLVEKQLEMYRPTADDEVVVKLK
- the rsmH gene encoding 16S rRNA (cytosine(1402)-N(4))-methyltransferase RsmH → MTQPNEFKHISVLLDECIEALAIKPNGIYIDATFGRGGHSAHILDALGEKGRLIAFDRDPQAIKAAERFADDKRFSIIHSPFGDMAEEIEALGLTGKIDGVLMDLGVSSPQLDDAERGFSFLRDGPLDMRMDTSRGQSAADWLASAEEQDITQVIKEFGEEKFGKRIAHAIVNTRKDTPITRTAQLAKIIDEAVPVKDKFKHPATRAFQGIRIYINAELEQLRVGLKAATQVLAKEGRLAVISFHSLEDRLVKRFIKDQSKGKVVPHNLPITQAEIDADKVLKALGKAIKPSEQEIANNVRSRSSVLRVAEKL